In Phyllopteryx taeniolatus isolate TA_2022b chromosome 1, UOR_Ptae_1.2, whole genome shotgun sequence, the following proteins share a genomic window:
- the angptl7 gene encoding angiopoietin-related protein 7, which produces MSKVFLSIVAVTILVVAGTWAQNPRKAPKPPKPSKAQCCNEVRSLKVQVANLTSLLGELSRKQEADLMTVVRQIMDLDKQNRQQEARVTEAESKYSEINNRVEIMQLQTLQSAPQTTTDAIYDCASLYSKNYKISGEYKLPKDEFLGTTDLSVFCDMETNGGGWTLIQRRKIGLTSFNRDWKQYKTGFGSIRGDFWLGNDHIFRLTRQPSVLRIEMEDWEGETRYAEYGFFNVANELNSYKLFLAHYSGNAGDSLRYHNNTNFSTLNKDNDKCVDDCASLRKGGYWYNCCTDSNLNGVFYRYGEHMKSTAGITWYGWHGPNYSLKKVEMKVRPVGFQP; this is translated from the exons ATGTCAAAAGTATTTCTCAGCATTGTGGCAGTCACCATTCTTGTGGTGGCAGGGACATGGGCCCAGAATCCCAGGAAGGCACCCAAACCACCAAAGCCATCCAAGGCTCAGTGTTGCAATGAGGTGCGCTCTCTCAAGGTTCAAGTGGCCAATCTTACCAGTCTCCTTGGGGAGCTGAGTCGCAAGCAGGAGGCAGACTTGATGACTGTCGTGAGGCAAATCATGGATCTGGACAAGCAGAACCGGCAGCAGGAAGCCAGGGTCACTGAGGCTGAGAGCAAGTACTCTGAAATTAACAACCGTGTGGAGATCATGCAGCTTCAGACCCTGCAGTCTGCTCCTCAGACGACAACAG ATGCCATATATGACTGTGCATCACTCTACAGCAAGAACTATAAGATTTCTGGCGAGTATAAACTTCCAAAAGATGAGTTCCTGGGAACAACTGATCTCAGT GTGTTCTGTGATATGGAGACGAATGGAGGCGGCTGGACTCTAATCCAGAGGCGCAAAATTGGTCTGACATCATTTAACCGTGACTGGAAGCAGTACAAAACCGGATTTGGATCAATCCGTGGAGACTTCTGGCTTGGCAACGACCACATATTCCGTCTAACAAGGCAGCCCAGTGTGCTCAGGATTGAGATGGAG GACTGGGAAGGCGAGACTCGTTATGCTGAGTATGGGTTTTTCAATGTGGCCAACGAGCTCAACAGCTACAAGCTCTTCCTTGCCCACTACAGTGGGAATGCTGGAGATTCCCTGCGCTACCACAACAACACCAACTTCAGCACCCTCAACAAAGACAATGACAAGTGTGTAGATGACTGTGCTTCATTACGCAAAG GTGGTTACTGGTATAACTGCTGCACCGACTCCAACTTGAATGGAGTTTTTTACCGCTACGGTGAGCACATGAAGAGCACAGCGGGGATCACTTGGTACGGATGGCATGGTCCCAACTATTCCCTCAAAAAGGTGGAGATGAAGGTCCGGCCAGTAGGTTTCCAGCCATAA